The Priestia koreensis genomic interval GACCAGCAGTGTATAGATTTTTAATGACTTTTGTTTCAAGCGTTGGCCATAGCTGCGTTGGAACAATAGCATCATACTCAATTGCATATCCCGGACGCATCATTTGAACATTTTCTAACCCAGGAATGGTAGATAAAATATCACGCTGAACGCTCTCAGGTAAGCTTGTGGATAACCCTTGAACGTATACTTCTTGCGTATTACGACCTTCTGGTTCTAAGAAAATTTGATGACGTGGCTTATCGTTGAAACGAACAACCTTGTCTTCAATAGATGGGCAATAGCGTGGACCTGTTCCTTTAATCATTCCTGAGTACATCGGAGATAGGTGCAAGCTATTATCAATCAATTGGTGAGTTGTTTCATTTGTGTATGTTAACCAGCATGGAAGCTGATCTGTAATGTATTTCGTTGTTTCATACGAGAATGCACGTGGAACATCATCACCAGGCTGGATTTCAGTTTTACTGTAATCAATTGTATTACTATTAACACGTGGCGGCGTTCCTGTTTTAAAACGAACCAAGTCAAATCCTAGCTCTTCTAGATGCTCGGATAGGCGTACTGACGGTTGTTGATTATTTGGACCACTTGAATATTTCAGTTCTCCTAAAATAATCTCTCCGCGCAGGAAAGTACCCGTCGTGATCACGACCGTCTTCGCTTTAAATACTGCTCCTGTTTGAGTGACTACGCCCGTACAAACGCCGTCTTCGATAATCAAGCGCTCAACCATTCCTTGCATAAGCGTTAAATTCTCTTCATTTTCCATTGTCTTCTTCATTTCATGCTGATAAGCGAACTTATCTGCTTGTGCGCGTAGTGCACGAACCGCAGGACCTTTACCTGTGTTCAACATTCTCATTTGAATGTGTGTTTTATCAATGTTACGTCCCATTTCTCCCCCTAGTGCGTCAATTTCACGCACGACGATCCCTTTTGCAGGTCCCCCTACAGAAGGATTACAAGGCATAAATGCGACCATATCTAAATTAATTGTGAGTGTAAGGGTTTTGGCGCCCATGCGAGCAGAAGCAAGCGCTGCTTCAACTCCGGCATGTCCAGCTCCAATGACGATTACATCATATGAACCAGCTTCATATTGCATGTTGAACTTTACCTCCCTTAATATATAAAACTGTTTATTTTCCTAAGCAAAATTGCGAGAACAACTGATCAATCAAGCTTTCGTGTACAGATTCTCCAATAACCTCTCCGAGAATTTCCCACGTGCGTGTTAAATCAATTTGAACAATATCAATCGGAATACCGTTCTCAATTCCAACAATCGCTTCATCAATCGCTTGCTCTGCTTGCGATAGTAGACCGATATGACGAGAATTTGATACATATGTTAGATCCTGCGCTTCAATATTGCCTTCGAAGAACAAGCTCGAAATAGCCTCTTCTAGTTGATCGACACCTTGCTCTTGTACTAAAGCAGTTGTGACTACTGGATGTCCTGATGCTAATTCATACACTTTATCTAAATCAATTTTCTTCGTAAGATCCGTTTTATTCACAATGACGATATAGTCCATACCACGGACAGCTTCAAATAACTGCTCGTCCTCATGTGTAAGTTCGTCATGGTAATTTAAAACAAGTAAAATAAGATCTGCCTCTTTTAAGTATTGACGCGAACGCTCTACTCCAATACGCTCGACAATATCTTCTGTTTCACGAATTCCCGCTGTGTCTACTAAACGCAACGGTACACCGCGCACATTTACGTATTCTTCGATAACATCTCTTGTTGTTCCTGGAATATCTGTTACAATAGCCTTCGTATCTTGAACTAAGCTATTTAACAATGAAGATTTCCCAACGTTTGGTCTTCCAACGATAACCGTAGCCAGTCCTTCACGCAAAATTTTCCCTTGCTGGGACGTTTGTAAAAGCGTTTGAATCTCGCTACGCACATTTGAGGCCTTTTCAATTAACATTCGATGAGTCATTTCTTCTACGTCATCGTACTCTGGATAATCGATGTTTACCTCTACGTGAGCAAGTGTTTCAAGAATTTCTTGTCGTAGACGGCGAATCAGGTTTGATAATCGACCTTCCATTTGCTTAATGGCAACGTTCATCGCGCGATCTGTCTTAGCGCGAATTAAATCCATGACCGCTTCGGCTTGTGACAAGTCGATACGCCCATTTAAGAAAGCACGCTTTGTAAATTCACCCGGTTCTGCTAGTCTAGCACCGTTCGTCAGGATTAATTGCAAGACACGATTAACGGAAACAAGTCCACCGTGGCAGTTAATTTCAATAATATCTTCACGAGTAAAAGTTTTAGGACCTCTCATAACTGAAACCATTACTTCCTCTACCACATCGTTGGTTTTAGGGTCAATGATATTTCCGTAGTTGATCGTATGAGAAGCAACAGT includes:
- the mnmG gene encoding tRNA uridine-5-carboxymethylaminomethyl(34) synthesis enzyme MnmG — protein: MQYEAGSYDVIVIGAGHAGVEAALASARMGAKTLTLTINLDMVAFMPCNPSVGGPAKGIVVREIDALGGEMGRNIDKTHIQMRMLNTGKGPAVRALRAQADKFAYQHEMKKTMENEENLTLMQGMVERLIIEDGVCTGVVTQTGAVFKAKTVVITTGTFLRGEIILGELKYSSGPNNQQPSVRLSEHLEELGFDLVRFKTGTPPRVNSNTIDYSKTEIQPGDDVPRAFSYETTKYITDQLPCWLTYTNETTHQLIDNSLHLSPMYSGMIKGTGPRYCPSIEDKVVRFNDKPRHQIFLEPEGRNTQEVYVQGLSTSLPESVQRDILSTIPGLENVQMMRPGYAIEYDAIVPTQLWPTLETKVIKNLYTAGQINGTSGYEEAAGQGIVAGINAGRRSLDKEEMILGRSDAYIGVLIDDLVTKGTNEPYRLLTSRAEYRLLLRHDNADLRLTEIGYDLGLISDERYDKFQSKKAAIEAEKERLAGIIIKPTSEVQEIIKEAGGSELKDGIRASDLLKRPEMNYSHIARIVPVDGEIDPDVAEQVEIQTKYEGYIQKSLQQVERLKKLEDKKIPDQIDYDAINGLASEARQKLKQVRPLTVAQASRISGVNPADISILLVYIEQGKIAKVSNE
- the mnmE gene encoding tRNA uridine-5-carboxymethylaminomethyl(34) synthesis GTPase MnmE yields the protein MLELDTIAAISTPMGEGAIAIVRLSGEEAISIADRIFKSPSGKTLSTVASHTINYGNIIDPKTNDVVEEVMVSVMRGPKTFTREDIIEINCHGGLVSVNRVLQLILTNGARLAEPGEFTKRAFLNGRIDLSQAEAVMDLIRAKTDRAMNVAIKQMEGRLSNLIRRLRQEILETLAHVEVNIDYPEYDDVEEMTHRMLIEKASNVRSEIQTLLQTSQQGKILREGLATVIVGRPNVGKSSLLNSLVQDTKAIVTDIPGTTRDVIEEYVNVRGVPLRLVDTAGIRETEDIVERIGVERSRQYLKEADLILLVLNYHDELTHEDEQLFEAVRGMDYIVIVNKTDLTKKIDLDKVYELASGHPVVTTALVQEQGVDQLEEAISSLFFEGNIEAQDLTYVSNSRHIGLLSQAEQAIDEAIVGIENGIPIDIVQIDLTRTWEILGEVIGESVHESLIDQLFSQFCLGK